The window TCACCCCGTAGGCCCTCAGCAGAATATCAGGAGCATCAAGCAAGTAGCGGTAGGCATCCAGACTGAACGACGTAGGAATGAACTGATAGCCGTTTTGGGTCAGCGCCTTTTCATCCGTCAGCGAGACTGCTATGACAAGCAGAAACGGGAGGATAACGATAAGGGAGAGCACCGTAAACAGCAGGTTAATAAACAGCTTGGAGAATTCGAATTTTCGGGCCACTGCCATGGCACCTCCTTACCACAGAGAGTTATCGGGATTGATTTTGCGCACGATTGCGTTGGCCGACAGCACCAGCACCAGACCGACAACCGACTGGTAAAAGCCTGTAGCCGCCGACATGCTTACATTGCCGACTTCCCGCAGCGCACGGTAGACATAGGTATCGATGATATCCGTAGAGCCATAGAGAAACCCGGAGTTGTTCGGTATAAAGTAATGCAGCCCGAAGTCACCGCGGAACATGTTGCCGATAGACAGAATCAGCATAATAATGATGATCGGTGCCATCAGCGGGATCGTGATTTTGAACGCCATCTGCCGCTTGGTCGCTCCGTCGATCCGCGCCGCCTCGTAATATTCGCTGTTAATGCCGATGATGCCGGCAAAATAAATCAGCGTGTTGAACCCGACCACTTTCCACAATTGAACCAGAATGAGGATTACCGGCCACGGTGCGGCATTCTGGTACCAGCTCACCGGCTCGAGACCGAAGGACTCCAGGGTGCGGTTGATAAAGCCATCGGAATGATTCAAAAAGGCATATGCTACATAACCCACCAGTACCCACGATAAAAAATGGGGCAGAAACAAGGCCGTCTGGTAGAACTTGCTCCACTTTGCCTTAATTTCGTTCATGAGTATTGCCAGCAGCAGCGCTGCTGAGGTGCCCACCAGAATGTAAGCGGTGTTATAAAGAACCGTATTGCGGGTAATCCGCCACGCTGTATCCGTGGTGAACAAATAACGGAAATTATCAAGCCCTACCCACTTGCTGCCGAAGATGCCGAGATCATAGCGGTAATTTTTAAAGGCGATAATCAGGCCGATCATAGGAATATAGGCAAAAATTAATTTGTACAATATTCCCGGCAGCGAGAGCAGGAACAGCTCCCGGTTGTTCTTGAAATGGTGAAGCTCTCTTCCGATCCACGTCTTCCTGCGTTTTCCCGGCGGCGCACCCGCATGTGCCCCTTGCTGAGTCAGTGAAACGTTCTTCAACATAGCCAAAGCCCCTTCCTTTCCTTCCTTAGCGGCTGCCTGTGTTCCAGGCTTTGCACGACTAACAATAGCGTGGAATACGGCTTTGGCGGTACTGTACAATTACAGGATTGCTGTACAGCCGGGCTGTATTGTTCACGGATTACTGTTCCGGCATGGCTGAACGCTGCAGCAGTACAGCAAAAGGCCCGCGAAATGAAAATCATTCATCTGCGGGCCCGGATTACGTATGAATTTTGATCTGTTTTATTTGCTGCGGTCTATGGCTGATTTCAGGCGGTACTCCTTAGGCGTCGTCCCGTAGCGGCGTTTGAACAGGCGGTAGAAATAACTCTCATTGCCAAACCCGACCTTCTCCATAATCTCCGTCACGGTTAAGTCCTTCTGCTCCAGGTACTCTTTGGCATAGGCCAGGCGTGCTGCATTGATCTGATCGACTACAGTCGTTCCTTCCTGTGTCTTGAACACCTGACCCAAATAAACGGAGCTCATCTTCAGCATGTCGGCGATCCGCTGCACATTGAGGTCTGGATCAGCGTAATGCTTGTCGATAATTTCCTTTACCGTTTCAGCCAGCAGCCGGTTCTTATCCTCGCGTCCGCTCCGGCGCTGGTCTGCAACCTCACGCACAACCTCCAGCAGAACAGCCTCAATCTCATCCAGTGTCTCTTTTTCAAGAATGCGCCGGTTAATGGCCTGCAGATTGACTGACACCGGATTGACGTTATGATTGTTCATTTCACCAAGCGTGTTGCTCAGTGTAACCGCCAGATGAAGCACCGCGGAGAACATATTTTCGAAGCTGAACCCCCCGATCAGTTCTCTCCAGCTGCGGATTGCCTGCTCCGTCTCCGCCAGATCCCCGCCTTTCAGTCCTTCTGTCAGCTGCCGTTCCAGCTCCTGCGGGATGCGCAGTGATTCATTCCGCTCATTCTCCCGGAGAAGATCAGGCTCAAGTACCGCTCCCTTGCCGTAAATCATCCGGTAGCCCAAATGGCGCACTGCCAGATTGTAATGCTGCGATATGCAGCGGTAGTCCGTGAATATTTCGCTCAGCGTAACCGTAAACGTAATGCGGTAATAGCCAAGAATGGTTTGTTGAAGCTCCTTGAAGCGCTCTCCCAGCTTTTCCAGTTTCCCCGTTTCGCCGCCGGCGATAAAGACAAGATGCCCGCTTTTCATATCCGCCGCTTCACAGGAACCTTCAAGGCGCAGCAGCTCCTGGCCGATATTGCCAATGGCAAAGTATAGCAGTGATTCCATCGGCAGTCCCGGGCCGGGAGCAAGTCCCTGCAGATCATCGATCTGTACCAGCGCCAGGCGGAGCGGCGACGGATAGGCAATATCAATCCCGTACTGCTCCCTGATCTGCAGAAATGCCCGTTCGTCTACACTGCCGCTGAGCCCGATCAGGCTCCGCAGCTGGTAGATCTTCGCTATATTGGATTGCGATGCCCGTTCCTGTTCCAGCCCCTTTAGCTTGCCGAGCATCTCGGTCACGTTGGCTGTAATCAGCGACAGCTCATCCTTCGCCTGCGGAGCGCCGCGCTCATCCTGCGGCACCAGCGTCAGCAGCTGGCCCACCGGCTTATAGAGCCGCAGCGAAAAGAACACGGACAGCATTACAGCAAGCAGCACTACAGACAGCGTTACTGCCAGTTCCGTCCACTTCATCTGCCGGACGCTGCCCAGTACGACATCATAATCCTGCATACTGACAATCTGCCAGTTATTCAGGGCTTTACTCAGATAAGTGACTTTATACTTTCTGTCTCCATACGTGTAGTTAAAAGAATCCAGCGGCGTGTCCGAGGAGGAGATCTGCGGCAGCAGATCCTGCTTAATATTAAGTCCGGCCGGAAGCTGTCCGTCAGTCGAAATAAGCACCTCACC of the Paenibacillus pedocola genome contains:
- a CDS encoding AraC family transcriptional regulator — encoded protein: MNVLQTIRSRKYLQRILLSFMLVVAILAVASFVLNTSARGKVLSLQNEADRKLLTQMNYNIENMNGIVKDLAVSLYNDEELIALKSGADYRQSILKIERLNHTVASSPYLHAAVFYNGAQHRFFSSLNHDIDNSLFYNALEDYMTSRADLPKLQLIPLDLDGKDEGIDVFAFFMYDGDSLGSINDNVLILTVKPGWMLDNMKALNHVAERENDVLFVTDSEGEVLISTDGQLPAGLNIKQDLLPQISSSDTPLDSFNYTYGDRKYKVTYLSKALNNWQIVSMQDYDVVLGSVRQMKWTELAVTLSVVLLAVMLSVFFSLRLYKPVGQLLTLVPQDERGAPQAKDELSLITANVTEMLGKLKGLEQERASQSNIAKIYQLRSLIGLSGSVDERAFLQIREQYGIDIAYPSPLRLALVQIDDLQGLAPGPGLPMESLLYFAIGNIGQELLRLEGSCEAADMKSGHLVFIAGGETGKLEKLGERFKELQQTILGYYRITFTVTLSEIFTDYRCISQHYNLAVRHLGYRMIYGKGAVLEPDLLRENERNESLRIPQELERQLTEGLKGGDLAETEQAIRSWRELIGGFSFENMFSAVLHLAVTLSNTLGEMNNHNVNPVSVNLQAINRRILEKETLDEIEAVLLEVVREVADQRRSGREDKNRLLAETVKEIIDKHYADPDLNVQRIADMLKMSSVYLGQVFKTQEGTTVVDQINAARLAYAKEYLEQKDLTVTEIMEKVGFGNESYFYRLFKRRYGTTPKEYRLKSAIDRSK
- a CDS encoding ABC transporter permease, encoding MLKNVSLTQQGAHAGAPPGKRRKTWIGRELHHFKNNRELFLLSLPGILYKLIFAYIPMIGLIIAFKNYRYDLGIFGSKWVGLDNFRYLFTTDTAWRITRNTVLYNTAYILVGTSAALLLAILMNEIKAKWSKFYQTALFLPHFLSWVLVGYVAYAFLNHSDGFINRTLESFGLEPVSWYQNAAPWPVILILVQLWKVVGFNTLIYFAGIIGINSEYYEAARIDGATKRQMAFKITIPLMAPIIIIMLILSIGNMFRGDFGLHYFIPNNSGFLYGSTDIIDTYVYRALREVGNVSMSAATGFYQSVVGLVLVLSANAIVRKINPDNSLW